In Neisseria animalis, a single window of DNA contains:
- a CDS encoding OsmC family protein, whose amino-acid sequence MPHIATIRYTGQLHNDLTHLQSGDTISTDAPTDNNGKGEAFSPTDLLASSLAACALTIMGIKAESMGLDLAGARAEVEKEMAADPRRVAKVAVDFYLSAALDGKSRAVLEAAAYTCPVAKSLSADLVQEFRFHYG is encoded by the coding sequence ATGCCCCACATCGCTACCATCCGCTACACCGGACAACTCCATAACGATTTAACCCATCTGCAAAGCGGCGACACGATTTCTACCGATGCGCCGACGGATAACAACGGCAAGGGTGAGGCGTTTTCGCCGACGGATTTGCTGGCGTCTTCGCTGGCGGCGTGTGCGCTGACGATTATGGGCATCAAGGCCGAAAGTATGGGCTTGGATTTGGCCGGGGCGCGTGCGGAGGTGGAGAAGGAGATGGCCGCCGATCCGCGCCGGGTGGCGAAAGTGGCGGTGGATTTTTATCTGAGTGCCGCTCTGGACGGCAAAAGCCGCGCTGTTTTGGAAGCGGCGGCATATACCTGCCCGGTGGCGAAAAGTTTGAGCGCGGATTTGGTGCAGGAGTTCCGTTTCCACTACGGCTGA
- the prmA gene encoding 50S ribosomal protein L11 methyltransferase, which produces MSYQQITISVSDSIAEGLADALMECGALSAAIEDAYAGTENEQAIFGEPGMPAEQVWQQSKVVALLGEHDDAAAVVAAAAEICGLQNPEYSNDILPDQDWVRLTQAQFDPIQISDRLWITPSWHDAPDGNAVNLQLDPGLAFGTGSHPTTRLCLQWLDSGIKGGESVLDYGCGSGILAIAALKLGAGSATGVDIDEQAIRASNDNAAQNNVQARFFLPDGLPAGQFDVVVANILANPLRMLGEMLAARTKTGGRIVLSGLLDEQVGELSEIYGQWFDIEPAQIEEGWARLSGIKR; this is translated from the coding sequence ATGTCATACCAACAAATCACCATCTCAGTCAGCGACTCCATCGCCGAAGGCTTGGCCGATGCACTCATGGAGTGCGGAGCACTTTCGGCGGCCATCGAAGATGCTTACGCCGGTACGGAAAACGAGCAGGCCATTTTCGGCGAGCCGGGTATGCCGGCAGAGCAAGTCTGGCAACAAAGCAAGGTAGTCGCGCTGTTGGGCGAACACGACGATGCCGCTGCCGTCGTTGCCGCCGCCGCCGAAATATGCGGCCTTCAGAATCCGGAATACAGTAACGACATCCTGCCGGATCAGGACTGGGTACGCCTCACACAAGCCCAGTTCGACCCGATACAGATTTCCGACCGCCTGTGGATTACCCCGTCTTGGCACGACGCGCCCGATGGCAACGCTGTCAACCTGCAACTCGACCCCGGTCTTGCCTTCGGCACCGGCAGCCACCCGACCACCCGTCTGTGCCTGCAATGGCTCGACAGCGGGATTAAAGGCGGCGAAAGCGTGCTCGATTACGGCTGCGGCTCCGGCATTTTAGCGATTGCCGCACTCAAACTCGGCGCAGGTTCCGCCACCGGTGTGGACATTGACGAGCAGGCTATCCGCGCCAGCAACGACAATGCCGCGCAAAACAATGTCCAAGCCCGCTTCTTCCTGCCCGACGGCCTGCCTGCAGGGCAGTTTGACGTTGTCGTTGCAAACATCCTCGCCAACCCGCTGCGTATGCTCGGCGAAATGCTGGCGGCGCGTACCAAAACCGGCGGCCGCATTGTCTTGTCGGGTCTGCTGGACGAACAGGTCGGAGAATTGAGCGAAATCTACGGACAATGGTTCGACATCGAACCGGCGCAAATTGAAGAAGGTTGGGCACGTTTGAGCGGTATCAAACGCTGA
- the xerC gene encoding tyrosine recombinase XerC, whose product MKLPEFTERQQAYLLVLQQQGKSAHTVAAYGRDLAQLNRMLEIKSNGDSADLGRGDFVAALKKLSQQGLHERSLARKLSVWRQYCAWLVRQGAMSADPTVNLKAPKAGERLPKALQQEQLNHMLDQGSENEPLALRDYAVFELFYGSGLRLSEVVALNLNDVLLEEGWVTVTGKGNKQRQVPLVGKSIEAIRAYLPHRAAVEGETALFTNQKGGRLGQRQIQKRLQTWAAAQGNGQHISPHMLRHSYASHLLQASRDIRAVQELLGHSNLSTTQIYTKLDFDHLARVYDDAHPKARKRKKTE is encoded by the coding sequence ATGAAGTTACCGGAGTTTACCGAACGCCAGCAGGCGTATCTGCTGGTTTTGCAGCAACAGGGCAAATCGGCACATACCGTTGCGGCATACGGGCGCGATTTGGCGCAGTTGAACCGTATGCTTGAGATAAAATCCAATGGAGATAGTGCGGATTTGGGGCGCGGTGATTTTGTGGCGGCATTGAAAAAATTGTCGCAACAAGGGCTGCATGAACGCAGTTTGGCGCGAAAATTATCGGTTTGGCGGCAATATTGCGCTTGGTTGGTCAGGCAGGGGGCGATGAGTGCCGACCCGACAGTGAATCTGAAAGCGCCGAAAGCCGGAGAGCGGCTGCCGAAAGCATTGCAGCAGGAACAGTTGAATCATATGCTCGACCAAGGCAGCGAAAACGAGCCGCTGGCGTTGCGCGATTATGCCGTTTTTGAGTTGTTTTACGGCAGCGGATTGCGCTTGAGTGAAGTGGTTGCGTTGAATTTGAATGATGTTTTGCTGGAAGAAGGTTGGGTAACGGTAACGGGAAAAGGCAACAAACAGCGGCAAGTACCGCTGGTCGGCAAAAGTATCGAAGCCATTCGCGCCTATCTGCCGCACCGTGCGGCGGTTGAAGGGGAAACGGCATTGTTTACCAACCAAAAAGGCGGACGGCTCGGGCAGCGGCAAATCCAAAAACGCTTGCAGACATGGGCGGCTGCCCAAGGCAACGGCCAGCATATTTCTCCGCATATGCTCCGCCACAGTTATGCCAGCCACTTGCTCCAAGCCTCGCGCGATATTCGGGCGGTTCAGGAGCTGTTGGGACACAGCAATCTTTCAACCACACAAATTTATACCAAATTGGATTTCGACCACTTGGCAAGAGTATACGACGATGCCCACCCCAAGGCACGGAAACGGAAGAAAACAGAGTAA
- the queA gene encoding tRNA preQ1(34) S-adenosylmethionine ribosyltransferase-isomerase QueA, whose protein sequence is MNISDFDFALPEALIAQHPPEIRGSSRLLAALPDTPLADRNFADITDYIAAGDVLVFNNTKVMKARLFGQKASGGKIEALIERVLDNHTALAHIRSSKSPKPGTELIFENALRAVMTERAGELFCLRFEGTQTVYELLEQYGKLPLPPYIERAADGSDDSRYQTVYAKHQGAVAAPTAGLHFTDELLTALRAKGVQTAEVTLHVGAGTFQPVRVENIAEHKMHSEWFDIPSETVAAIQAAQARGSKIWAVGTTSMRALESAAQTGSLKAGQGDTDIFITPGYRFKVIDRLITNFHLPKSTLLMLVSAFSGMEHIRNVYRHAIEQQYRFFSYGDAMILGRKETE, encoded by the coding sequence ATGAATATTTCAGACTTCGACTTCGCACTTCCCGAAGCGCTCATCGCCCAACATCCGCCCGAAATACGCGGCAGCAGCCGTCTGCTTGCCGCCCTGCCCGACACGCCGCTTGCCGACAGAAACTTTGCCGATATTACCGACTATATCGCCGCCGGCGACGTTTTGGTATTCAACAACACCAAAGTCATGAAAGCGCGGCTGTTCGGGCAAAAGGCCAGCGGCGGCAAAATCGAAGCCTTAATCGAACGCGTTTTGGACAACCATACCGCACTGGCACATATCCGTTCTTCCAAATCACCCAAGCCCGGCACCGAACTGATTTTTGAAAATGCCCTCCGCGCAGTGATGACAGAGCGCGCCGGCGAGCTCTTCTGTTTGCGTTTTGAAGGCACGCAAACCGTATACGAACTTTTGGAACAATACGGCAAACTGCCCCTGCCGCCCTATATCGAACGCGCCGCCGACGGCAGCGACGACAGCCGCTACCAAACCGTTTACGCTAAGCATCAGGGCGCAGTCGCCGCGCCCACTGCAGGCCTGCACTTTACCGATGAGTTGCTGACGGCATTGCGTGCCAAAGGCGTACAGACAGCAGAAGTTACCCTGCACGTCGGAGCCGGCACTTTCCAACCCGTGCGCGTTGAAAACATTGCCGAACACAAAATGCACAGCGAATGGTTCGACATTCCCTCCGAAACCGTTGCCGCCATACAAGCCGCCCAAGCACGCGGCAGCAAAATCTGGGCAGTCGGCACCACCTCCATGCGCGCACTCGAATCCGCCGCCCAAACAGGCAGCCTGAAAGCAGGACAGGGCGACACCGATATTTTCATCACCCCGGGCTACCGTTTCAAAGTCATCGACCGCCTGATTACCAACTTCCACCTGCCGAAATCCACCCTGCTGATGCTGGTCAGCGCATTTTCCGGCATGGAACACATCCGCAACGTCTACCGCCACGCCATCGAACAGCAATACCGTTTTTTCAGCTACGGCGATGCCATGATTTTGGGAAGAAAAGAAACAGAATAA
- the accC gene encoding acetyl-CoA carboxylase biotin carboxylase subunit, protein MLKKVLIANRGEIALRVLRACREMGIATVAVHSEADKDSLHVRLADESVCIGPAPSPQSYLHIPALIAAAEVTGADAIHPGYGFLAERADFAEQVEESGFIFIGPRADTIRLMGDKVSAKHAMIEAGVPCVPGSDGALPDDEEEILKIADKVGFPVIIKASGGGGGRGMRVVEKREDLIRSVEMTKTEAGAAFGNPMVYMERYLQRPRHVEIQVLADEHGNAVYLGERDCSMQRRHQKVIEEAPAPGITPEERAKIGEACVEACKRIGYRGAGTFEFLYEDGEFFFIEMNTRVQVEHPVTELISGVDIVQEQLRVAAGLPLQYTQDDIVLEGHAFECRINAEDPYNFIPSPGLIEFCHLPGGLGVRVDSHIYQGYRIPPNYDSLIGKICVHGKDREQAMAKMRVALAELAVNGIKTNTPLHRDLFQDPGFSEGGVSIHYLEHWLEARKEKLAE, encoded by the coding sequence ATGTTGAAAAAAGTATTGATTGCCAACCGCGGCGAAATCGCCCTGCGCGTGCTGCGTGCCTGCCGTGAAATGGGCATTGCTACCGTTGCCGTACACTCCGAGGCAGATAAAGACAGCCTCCATGTCAGACTGGCAGACGAATCCGTCTGCATCGGCCCTGCACCTTCTCCGCAAAGTTATCTGCACATTCCCGCGCTGATTGCCGCCGCCGAAGTAACCGGTGCCGATGCCATTCACCCCGGTTACGGCTTCTTGGCTGAACGAGCCGACTTCGCCGAACAGGTGGAAGAATCCGGCTTTATCTTTATCGGCCCGCGCGCCGACACCATCCGCCTGATGGGCGACAAAGTGTCTGCAAAACACGCGATGATTGAAGCGGGCGTGCCCTGTGTGCCCGGTTCCGACGGTGCGTTGCCCGACGATGAAGAAGAGATTCTGAAAATTGCCGATAAGGTCGGATTTCCCGTCATCATCAAAGCCTCCGGCGGCGGCGGCGGCCGCGGTATGCGCGTGGTAGAGAAAAGGGAAGATTTAATCCGCTCGGTGGAAATGACCAAAACCGAAGCCGGTGCCGCATTCGGCAATCCGATGGTGTATATGGAGCGTTATCTGCAACGCCCGCGGCACGTCGAAATCCAAGTTTTGGCCGACGAACACGGCAATGCGGTTTATCTGGGCGAGCGCGACTGTTCGATGCAGCGCCGCCACCAAAAAGTCATCGAAGAAGCACCCGCTCCGGGCATCACGCCGGAAGAACGCGCCAAAATCGGCGAAGCCTGCGTGGAAGCCTGCAAACGCATCGGCTACCGCGGCGCGGGTACGTTTGAATTTTTGTATGAAGACGGCGAGTTTTTCTTTATCGAGATGAACACCCGCGTACAGGTTGAACACCCTGTTACCGAGCTGATCAGCGGCGTAGACATCGTGCAGGAACAGTTGCGCGTGGCTGCCGGCCTGCCGCTGCAATACACGCAAGACGATATTGTTTTGGAAGGCCATGCATTTGAATGCCGCATCAACGCCGAAGATCCGTACAACTTTATCCCCAGCCCCGGCCTGATTGAATTCTGCCACCTGCCGGGCGGTTTGGGCGTGCGCGTGGACAGCCACATCTACCAAGGCTACCGCATTCCGCCCAACTACGACAGCCTGATCGGTAAAATCTGCGTACACGGCAAAGACCGCGAGCAGGCTATGGCAAAAATGCGTGTGGCACTGGCGGAGCTGGCGGTAAACGGCATCAAAACCAACACCCCGCTGCACCGCGATTTGTTCCAAGATCCCGGCTTTTCCGAAGGCGGCGTGAGCATCCACTATCTGGAACACTGGCTGGAAGCGCGCAAAGAAAAATTGGCTGAGTAG
- a CDS encoding DpnI domain-containing protein codes for MQLDFKLELVQAYWSQSQKMRVLTETWMQENGYCPSCGSRPIGRFANNQPVADFFCSVCGEQYELKSKSRRIGNSIADGAYHTMLERIRSDSNPNFFFLSYNAQQYTVNRLVLVPKHFMTADMIVPRNKGLKGRPDYIMCSINLRTLPKHGQIVLLDENGAVSQEQVLRQWRETLFLRTQRNEAKGWLLAVMKCIDILPPQFTLAQMYAFEAHLQSRFPNNHHVKDKIRQQLQILRDHGIIEFCARGQYRKTAASPPAA; via the coding sequence ATGCAATTGGATTTTAAACTTGAACTGGTGCAGGCATACTGGAGCCAATCACAGAAAATGCGGGTACTGACGGAAACATGGATGCAGGAAAACGGATATTGCCCGAGCTGCGGAAGCAGGCCGATTGGCAGATTTGCTAACAATCAGCCGGTGGCAGACTTTTTTTGCTCCGTTTGCGGCGAGCAGTATGAGTTGAAAAGCAAAAGCAGACGTATCGGCAACAGCATTGCCGACGGTGCGTACCACACCATGCTTGAACGCATCCGCTCGGACAGTAATCCCAATTTTTTCTTTTTGTCGTACAATGCACAACAGTATACGGTTAACCGGCTGGTGTTGGTGCCCAAACATTTTATGACGGCAGACATGATTGTCCCGCGCAACAAAGGGCTGAAAGGGCGGCCTGATTATATTATGTGTTCCATCAATCTGCGTACTTTACCGAAGCACGGACAGATTGTTTTACTTGATGAAAACGGAGCAGTCAGTCAGGAGCAAGTATTGCGGCAATGGCGGGAGACGCTGTTTCTCCGCACACAACGAAACGAAGCGAAAGGATGGTTGCTGGCTGTCATGAAATGCATTGACATTTTGCCGCCGCAATTTACCCTTGCACAAATGTATGCGTTTGAAGCGCACTTGCAGAGCCGTTTTCCCAACAACCACCATGTAAAAGACAAAATCCGCCAACAGTTGCAAATCTTACGCGACCACGGAATCATTGAATTCTGCGCACGCGGACAGTATCGGAAAACGGCCGCTTCGCCGCCTGCGGCCTGA
- a CDS encoding acyl-CoA thioesterase, with amino-acid sequence MPRITVSLPEKVLFSADIAVQVGDLNYGNHLSNDAVLRLCHETRLRWLAAAGWSELDAGGAGLIMADAAVQYLAQGHYGDRLRVEMGAAEIGRGGFTLLYHITRFADGMSIARVQTGMVCFDYAAQKVCRLPEKLKNVLEAV; translated from the coding sequence GTGCCGCGTATTACCGTTTCTTTGCCTGAAAAAGTATTGTTCTCCGCCGATATTGCCGTGCAGGTCGGCGATTTGAATTACGGCAACCATTTGAGTAATGATGCCGTGCTGCGCCTTTGTCACGAAACCCGTTTGCGCTGGCTGGCGGCGGCGGGGTGGAGCGAGTTGGATGCGGGCGGCGCGGGGCTGATTATGGCGGATGCGGCGGTGCAATATCTGGCGCAGGGGCATTATGGCGACCGCTTGCGTGTGGAAATGGGTGCGGCGGAAATCGGCAGGGGCGGTTTTACATTGCTGTACCACATTACCCGTTTTGCAGACGGCATGAGCATTGCCCGAGTGCAAACCGGCATGGTGTGTTTCGATTATGCCGCGCAAAAAGTCTGCCGTCTGCCCGAAAAATTAAAAAATGTGTTGGAGGCCGTCTGA
- the fba gene encoding class II fructose-bisphosphate aldolase (catalyzes the reversible aldol condensation of dihydroxyacetonephosphate and glyceraldehyde 3-phosphate in the Calvin cycle, glycolysis, and/or gluconeogenesis), whose protein sequence is MALVSMRQLLDHAAENSYGLPAFNVNNLEQMRAIMEAADQVNAPVIVQASAGARKYAGAPFLRHLILAAVEEFPHIPVVMHQDHGASPDVCQRSIQLGFSSVMMDGSLMADGKTPSSYEYNVDVTRTVVNFSHACGVSVEGEIGVLGNLETGEAGEEDGVGAVGKLSHDQMLTSVEDAVRFVKDTGVDALAIAVGTSHGAYKFTRPPTGDVLRIDRIKEIHEALPNTHIVMHGSSSVPQEWLKVINEYGGNIGETYGVPVEEIVEGIKYGVRKVNIDTDLRLASTGAIRKFMAENPAEFDPRKYLAKSVEAMKQICLDRYLAFGCEGQASKIKPVSLEKMADKYAKGELDQIVK, encoded by the coding sequence ATGGCTCTCGTATCCATGCGCCAATTACTCGACCATGCCGCAGAAAACAGCTACGGCCTGCCCGCGTTTAATGTCAACAACCTCGAACAGATGCGTGCGATTATGGAAGCGGCCGACCAAGTCAACGCGCCGGTCATCGTACAGGCCAGCGCAGGTGCGCGCAAATATGCCGGTGCGCCGTTTTTACGCCATCTGATTTTGGCGGCAGTCGAAGAATTTCCGCACATTCCCGTCGTGATGCACCAAGACCACGGCGCATCGCCCGACGTGTGCCAACGCTCGATCCAACTCGGCTTTTCGTCCGTGATGATGGACGGCTCGCTGATGGCCGACGGCAAAACGCCTTCCAGCTACGAATATAATGTCGACGTTACCCGCACCGTGGTGAATTTCTCACACGCATGCGGCGTTTCCGTCGAAGGCGAAATCGGCGTTTTGGGCAACTTGGAAACCGGTGAGGCAGGCGAGGAAGACGGCGTGGGCGCGGTCGGCAAACTGAGCCACGACCAAATGCTGACCAGCGTGGAAGATGCCGTACGCTTCGTGAAAGACACCGGCGTGGACGCACTGGCGATTGCGGTGGGCACCTCCCACGGCGCATACAAATTCACCCGTCCGCCCACAGGCGACGTATTGCGTATCGACCGCATCAAGGAAATCCACGAGGCACTGCCGAACACACACATCGTGATGCACGGCTCCAGCTCCGTACCGCAAGAATGGCTGAAAGTGATTAACGAATACGGCGGCAACATCGGCGAAACCTACGGCGTACCGGTAGAAGAAATCGTCGAAGGCATCAAATACGGCGTACGCAAAGTCAACATCGACACCGATTTGCGTCTGGCCTCTACCGGTGCAATCCGCAAATTCATGGCGGAAAACCCGGCCGAATTCGACCCGCGCAAATATTTGGCGAAAAGCGTCGAAGCCATGAAACAAATCTGTCTCGACCGCTATCTGGCATTCGGCTGCGAAGGCCAAGCCTCGAAAATCAAACCGGTATCACTGGAAAAAATGGCGGACAAATACGCCAAAGGCGAATTGGATCAAATCGTAAAATAA
- a CDS encoding UvrD-helicase domain-containing protein produces MFPNAPEPSVPLLQGLNPEQLAAVTWPPQSALVLAGAGSGKTRVLTTRIAWLLQTHQASVHSIMAVTFTNKAAKEMQTRLGAMIPVNVRAMWLGTFHGLCHRFLRLHYREANLPASFQILDSGDQLSLIKRLLKSLNIAEEIIAPRTLQGFINAQKESGLRAEHLDAPDPHTRRMIECYAEYDKICQREGVADFAELMLRSYEILQRNDILRQHYQNRFNHILVDEFQDTNKLQYAWLKLMAGSSAAVFAVGDDDQSIYRFRGANVGNMTALMHEFQIGAPIKLEQNYRSVGNILAAANAVIENNDERLGKNLRTDAEAGEKIRYLSAPTDFEEAQFTTEEAQSLHREGWPLSEMAVLYRSNAQSRVIEQALFRAGVPYKIYGGLRFYERQEIKHALAYLRLAVNPDDDNALLRVINMPPRGIGARTIENLQTASAEQGISLWQAACNAGAKAAKTAAFVRLIESFRNQVGQLSLPEILAGILKDSGLTEYYQTQKGDHQDRLDNLDELVNAAIEFKPEESNFEILPENTAADPAFPLLAFLSNAALESGENQAGQGEDAVQLMTVHASKGLEFNAVFLTGMEEGRFPSEMSLAERGGLEEERRLMYVAITRARKRLYITMAQQRMLHGQTQFGIVSRFVEEIPPEVLHYLSPKKTAFAAFDTPKPRSDIRAAETYQAAKTYGGFKIGQNVRHPKFGTGVIIDAVDKGESARLTINFGKEGVKELDTKFAKLEVL; encoded by the coding sequence ATGTTTCCCAACGCTCCCGAACCTTCCGTCCCGCTTTTACAGGGTTTGAACCCCGAACAACTCGCCGCCGTCACTTGGCCGCCGCAGTCCGCGCTGGTGCTGGCGGGCGCGGGCAGCGGCAAAACCCGCGTACTGACCACCCGCATCGCATGGCTGCTGCAAACGCACCAAGCCAGTGTACACAGCATCATGGCGGTGACGTTTACCAACAAAGCCGCCAAAGAAATGCAGACCCGGCTGGGCGCAATGATTCCGGTAAACGTGCGCGCCATGTGGCTGGGTACTTTCCACGGCCTCTGCCACCGCTTTCTGCGCCTGCACTACCGCGAGGCAAATCTGCCCGCATCGTTTCAAATTCTCGATTCCGGCGACCAGCTTTCGCTCATCAAACGCCTGCTCAAATCGCTGAATATCGCCGAAGAAATCATCGCCCCGCGCACATTGCAAGGCTTTATCAACGCGCAAAAAGAAAGCGGCCTGCGCGCGGAGCATCTGGATGCCCCAGACCCGCACACCCGCCGCATGATCGAGTGCTACGCCGAATACGACAAAATCTGCCAGCGCGAAGGCGTGGCCGATTTCGCCGAGCTGATGCTGCGCAGCTACGAAATACTGCAACGCAACGACATCCTGCGCCAACACTACCAAAACCGCTTCAACCATATTCTGGTAGACGAATTTCAAGATACAAACAAATTGCAATACGCTTGGCTGAAACTGATGGCGGGCAGTTCGGCGGCGGTGTTTGCCGTGGGCGACGACGACCAAAGCATCTACCGCTTCCGCGGCGCGAATGTCGGCAACATGACCGCACTGATGCACGAATTTCAAATCGGCGCACCAATCAAGCTCGAACAAAACTACCGCTCCGTCGGCAACATCCTCGCCGCCGCCAACGCCGTGATTGAAAACAACGACGAACGCTTGGGCAAAAACCTGCGCACCGATGCCGAAGCCGGCGAAAAAATCCGCTACCTCTCCGCTCCCACCGATTTCGAAGAAGCCCAATTCACCACCGAAGAAGCCCAATCGCTGCACCGCGAAGGCTGGCCGCTTTCCGAAATGGCCGTACTCTACCGCAGCAACGCCCAATCGCGCGTCATCGAACAAGCCCTGTTCCGCGCCGGCGTGCCGTATAAAATCTACGGCGGCCTGCGCTTTTACGAACGGCAGGAAATCAAGCACGCGCTGGCGTATCTGCGCCTCGCCGTCAACCCCGACGACGACAACGCCCTCTTGCGCGTCATCAATATGCCCCCGCGCGGCATCGGCGCACGCACCATCGAAAATCTTCAGACGGCCTCCGCCGAACAAGGCATCTCACTCTGGCAGGCCGCCTGCAATGCAGGTGCGAAAGCCGCCAAAACCGCCGCCTTTGTGCGCCTGATTGAAAGTTTCCGCAACCAAGTCGGCCAACTCAGTCTGCCTGAAATCCTTGCAGGTATCCTCAAAGACAGCGGCCTGACCGAATACTACCAAACCCAAAAAGGCGACCACCAAGACCGCCTCGACAACCTCGACGAGCTGGTCAACGCCGCCATCGAGTTCAAACCCGAAGAGAGCAACTTTGAAATCCTGCCCGAAAACACCGCCGCCGACCCCGCCTTCCCGCTGCTGGCCTTCCTCAGCAACGCCGCGCTGGAATCCGGCGAAAACCAAGCCGGACAAGGCGAAGATGCCGTGCAGCTCATGACCGTCCACGCCTCCAAAGGCTTGGAATTTAATGCCGTTTTCCTCACCGGCATGGAAGAAGGCCGCTTCCCCAGCGAAATGAGCCTCGCCGAGCGCGGCGGCCTCGAAGAAGAACGCCGCCTGATGTACGTCGCCATCACCCGCGCCCGCAAACGCCTCTACATCACCATGGCGCAACAGCGCATGTTGCACGGCCAAACCCAATTCGGCATCGTATCCCGCTTCGTCGAAGAAATCCCGCCCGAAGTACTGCACTACCTATCGCCGAAAAAAACGGCGTTCGCCGCTTTCGACACGCCCAAACCTCGCAGCGACATCCGCGCCGCCGAAACCTACCAAGCAGCAAAAACCTACGGCGGCTTCAAAATCGGCCAAAACGTGCGCCACCCCAAATTCGGCACCGGCGTTATCATCGATGCGGTAGACAAAGGCGAATCGGCACGGCTGACGATTAACTTCGGCAAGGAGGGCGTGAAGGAGTTGGATACCAAGTTTGCGAAATTGGAAGTATTGTGA
- the accB gene encoding acetyl-CoA carboxylase biotin carboxyl carrier protein, which translates to MDLRKLKKLIDLVEESGIAEIEVTEGEEKVRITRATAQTVYTAPAPAVAASAPAAAPAAAAAAPEAAAPAVRDLSKAQKSPMVGTFYRAPSPSSPVFVEVGQTVKAGDTLCIIEAMKLMNEIEAETSGVVKEILVENGQPVEYGEPLFIIE; encoded by the coding sequence ATGGATTTGCGCAAATTAAAAAAACTGATTGATTTGGTTGAAGAGTCGGGCATTGCCGAAATCGAAGTAACCGAGGGCGAAGAGAAAGTGCGTATTACCCGCGCCACCGCTCAAACGGTTTATACAGCTCCGGCTCCGGCCGTTGCCGCATCTGCTCCGGCTGCCGCACCGGCAGCTGCTGCGGCGGCTCCTGAAGCGGCTGCTCCGGCGGTACGCGATTTGAGCAAGGCGCAAAAATCACCGATGGTCGGTACGTTTTACCGTGCACCCAGCCCGAGTTCTCCGGTATTTGTGGAAGTGGGTCAAACTGTTAAGGCCGGCGACACTTTGTGCATCATCGAAGCCATGAAGCTGATGAACGAAATCGAAGCGGAAACTTCAGGTGTGGTAAAAGAAATTTTGGTGGAAAACGGCCAGCCGGTCGAGTATGGCGAGCCGCTGTTTATCATCGAATAA